One Siniperca chuatsi isolate FFG_IHB_CAS linkage group LG5, ASM2008510v1, whole genome shotgun sequence DNA window includes the following coding sequences:
- the lgi3 gene encoding leucine-rich repeat LGI family member 3, producing the protein MLVLGQRWMRLNCLSVLCLCLCLCLPRESNSRRAPKIPRCPVTCSCTKDSAFCVDTKAIPKSFPPGIISLTMVNAAFTTIPEGAFSHLHLLQFLLLNSNTFTMIADDAFAGLSHLQYLFIENNDIQALSKFTFRGLKSLTHLSLSNNNLQQLPRDLFKHLDILTDLDLRGNSFRCDCKIKWLVDWMEKTNTSVPAIYCTSPFEFQGRRIHDLAPRDFNCISADFAVYETFSFHSVSVESYEFNGDQFVAFAQPDSGFCTLYVWDHVEMVFRGFHNITSRSAVYCKPVVINSSLYMVVAQLFGGSHIYKWEEDPQRFVKIQDIDTTRVRKPNFVDTFQLDGEWYFIVADSSKAGSTSIYRWNSNGFYSHQSLHPWHRDTHVEFLDVGGKPHLILSSASQPPVVYQWNRSQKQFAFYSQITELADVQMVKHFWVRKILYLCLTRFIGDSKILRWEGQRFVEIQTLPSRGSMSVYPFTVGLRQYLILGSDFSFSRVYLWDDLTQRFQPFQELNMRAPRAFSLVSVDNKDMLLAASFKGNTLAYQHLVVDLSAK; encoded by the exons ATGCTGGTGCTCGGACAGAGATGGATGAGGCTGAACTGCTTGTCggttctgtgtctgtgtctgtgtctctgcctgCCGAGGGAATCAAACTCCAGGAGAGCCCCCAAGATACCCCGCTGTCCTGTGACCTGCTCCTGCACCAAAGACAGTGCCTTCTGTGTGGATACCAAGGCTATCCCCAAGAGCTTCCCCCCTGGAATCATCTCTCT GACGATGGTGAACGCAGCCTTTACTACAATCCCAGAGGGAGCGTTCTCGCACCTTCACCTACTGCAGTTCCT GCTCTTGAACTCCAACACATTCACCATGATTGCTGATGATGCCTTTGCTGGTCTGTCTCACCTGCAGTACCT GTTTATTGAGAATAATGACATCCAGGCTCTCTCAAAGTTTACCTTCAGAGGACTCAAATCCCTGACTCATCT ATCTCTCTCAAACAAcaacctgcagcagctgccaaGAGATCTCTTCAAACATCTAGACATCCTCACGGATTT AGACCTGCGGGGGAACTCTTTCCGCTGTGACTGTAAAATCAAGTGGCTGGTAGACTGGATGGAGAAGACCAACACTTCTGTTCCTGCTATCTACTGTACCAGCCCCTTTGAATTCCAGGGACGCAGAATCCACGATCTCGCGCCACGAGACTTCAACTGCATCAGCGCAG ATTTTGCTGTTTATGAAACCTTCAGTTTCCACTCTGTGTCAGTGGAGTCCTATGAGTTCAATGGGGATCAGTTTGTGGCCTTTGCTCAGCCTGATTCAGGGTTCTGCACCTTGTATGTATGGGATCATGTGGAGATGGTCTTCAGGGGGTTTCATAACATTACCT CTCGCTCTGCTGTGTACTGCAAACCAGTGGTGATAAACAGCAGTCTTTACATGGTTGTGGCTCAACTTTTTGGTGGATCTCATATCTACAA GTGGGAAGAGGACCCGCAGCGCTTTGTAAAGATCCAAGACATTGACACCACTCGCGTGAGGAAGCCCAACTTCGTGGACACCTTTCAGCTGGATGGAGAGTGGTACTTTATAGTAGCAGACAGCTCCAAGGCAGGCTCCACCAGCATTTATCGCTGGAACAGCAATGGTTTCTATTCCCACCAGTCCCTCCATCCCTGGCATCGGGACACCCATGTGGAGTTCCTTGATGTTGGGGGAAAGCCTCATCTCATCCTCTCTAGTGCCTCTCAGCCACCGGTGGTTTACCAGTGGAACCGAAGCCAGAAGCAGTTTGCTTTCTACTCCCAAATCACAGAGCTAGCAGATGTGCAGATGGTTAAGCACTTTTGGGTGAGGAAAATTCTTTACCTTTGCCTCACACGCTTCATTGGTGACTCCAAGATCCTCCGCTGGGAAGGGCAGCGTTTCGTAGAGATCCAGACTCTTCCCTCCCGGGGCTCGATGTCAGTGTATCCTTTCACAGTGGGCCTCCGCCAGTACCTCATTCTTGGAAGCGATTTCTCCTTCTCCAGAGTATACCTGTGGGATGACCTCACGCAACGCTTTCAGCCCTTCCAGGAGCTCAACATGAGAGCCCCGCGGGCATTCAGCTTGGTATCTGTCGACAACAAGGACATGCTGCTGGCTGCCAGCTTCAAAGGCAACACCCTGGCCTACCAGCACCTGGTGGTGGATCTCAGTGCCAAATAG